One Bacillota bacterium genomic window, ATTTTGAGATTGAAGATCATGGAATAGGAATAAGCGAAGAAGATCAAAAAAAAATATTTAATCAATTTTTTGTTGCGAATACATCAAGAAATAAATGTGGCAGCGGACTTGGACTTTCCATTACCAAAAAAATTATCGAAAAATTAGGTGGAACGATTACATTCACTAGTCAAGTAAATAATGGAACCACGTTCTTCGTTAGTTTAAAGTGTAATCTTGGCTTAACTAACAAATAAAAAAATATTCAATTTAAAATTAATCATGGTACATTATCAAAAAATAAGACTATAAGTTATCAAAATAGAATGGGAATTACCAATTATTCGTAAATTGTGATACAATTTTTACGAAAGGCATAATTCAAGTGAGGTTTGATGGAATCTTAATATGTGTCATAATCCACTAATTTCTTTTAGAAATTCACTTCAGTTTGAAGCGATTTGAAAGTGAGGGAAGTATAAATGATTGAAAATTTCTATAAAAACGTAGTAATAAATTCTCAAATAGGATATGCATACCATAAAATCATATGTGACAAATATGATAAGCCTATTGATTACGAGTTTATTGAAGTTAATACCGTTTTTGAACACTTTACAGGATTAAAGAGAGAAAAAATTCTTGGGAAGAAAATTACACACATTATGCCAGATATAGTAAAGGACTCTTTTGATTGGATTAAAATCTATGGAGATATTGCACTAAATGGTGGGAAAAAAGAATTTGATCAATTCTCTAAAGCTCTTAATAAATGGTATAGAATTATCGTTTTTTCTCCTGAAAAATATTATTTCATAACAAATTTTTTGGATATTTCAGAACAAGTTCAACAAATTAAAGGATTAAATCAATTAGTTAAAATGTCTGAAAATTTATTAGAAATGAATACAGACACAATAAATTATCAGGCAATTACAGATAATTTTTTATCTTTAACAAATTCAAAATATGTTATTTTTAATCTATTTGATAAATCAGGAATGAGATTTAAAACGATAGCCATATCTGGATTTAAAAACATTAAAAACAAACTGACTTCTATTTTAGGGTTCGATTTGGAAGGGAAAGAATGGAATTATAATCCCCTATCACAAACAAAACCAAACAATCATATTGTTATGAAGTTTAAATCAATTCAAGATATACAAGGATATGAGATTAAAAAAAGTGTCTTGATTTCACTTGAAAAATCATTTAATTTAGGAGAAGTTCTTGTATTCAAAATAATAAAGAATGATTACCTTCTTGGTGACTTTACAGTATTTATGGAAAAAGATCATGCTTTTCAAAACGACCAATTGGCAATGATATTTTCAAGAAATGTTGGAATGCACATTATTCGTTTAAATTCTGAATTAGAACTTAAAAGTACTCAAATTCTTCTTAAATCTAGCCTTGAAAGTCCAAAAGATTTAAGTATTCTTTCTATCGATAAAAATTATAATTATTTTTATTTGAACCATGCGTATATAGAATGTATGAAAATTTCATATAATCAAGAAATAGAAATTGGGATGAATTTATTAGATTGCATCACTTCAACTGTCGATAAAAAAATGGTTAAAGCAAATTTTGATCTTGCATTATCAGGAATAACTCATTCAGTAATACAAGAAATAGGTGACACACCTATTAGTTATCAAGAGTCGTTTTATAATCCAATATATAATGAAAACAAAGAAATTATAGGGGCAACTGCATTTACAAAAGATATTTCAGATCGAATGAACAAAGAAAAACAATTGAAAAGCAGCGAAGAAAGATTTCAAGTTTTGTTTAATGAAGCACCTCTTGGATATCAATCTCTTGACATCAACGGATTAATTATTGATGTAAATCAAAAATGGGCTGAAATACTTGGGTATAAAAAAGAAGAAGTTATTGGAAACCCTTTTATAAACATTGTTTGTAAAGAATACATTGATGAATTTTATCGTAAATTTGAATTGCTTAAAGAAAAGCAAAGAGTGTATTGTGAATTAGAGATTATTCACAAATTAGGGCATCGAGTCCTGATTTCATTTGATGCTGTTATTACTTTTGATTCCCAAGGAAAATTCAAACAAACAAATGGAATCATTAACGATATTACAAAGCAAAAAAAGAAAGATATGGATTTGCTAGCAACAAAAGAATACTTAGAAAAATTAATTTCATCGTCTAGTTCGGCAATTATCGTTTGGAACCATTTAAATAAAATCACGAAAATCAATAATGCTTTTGTAGATATCACAGGTCATACAGCAAGACAAATTCTTGGAAAGGATTTAAAAATCCTTTTTCCAATTCATTCCATTCAAAAAACAATGAATTTAATTCAAACTGTACATACTGGAACAAATCTTAATGCAACTGAAATTGAAATTTTATGCAAAGATAATTCTGTCAAATACATTCTTTGGAATTTAGCACCTATTTATGAAAACGATGAAAAGACTATAAAGTCAATTATTGCTCAAGGAATTGATATTACGGAGCGAAAAAAAAGAGAAGAAGAAATAATTTATATTAGTAATCACGATCAACTCACAGGTCTTCATAACCGAAGATTCTATGAATCAGAGTTGATTAAGTTAGACATCTTAGAAAATATTCCTTTGACAATTGTTTTGGGAGATATAAATGGACTTAAATTAATCAATGATTCTTTTGGACATAGTAAAGGAGACATTCTTTTAAAATTGGTTGCTGATGTCTTACGAAATATTGCTAGACCAAATGATCTTATAGCTAGAATGGGTGGAGATGAATTTATTCTTGTTTTACCAAAAACAACCGAACTTGAAGCGACACAACTTATAGAACAAATCAATCATCTCATTTTAAATCACAAATCCAATCAGCTAAACATAACGGCATCTTTTGGATATGAAACTAAAACGAAATCAAAAACAGATATTCAAGAAATCTTTCAAAATGCAGAAAATCATATGTATAGACGCAAACTTTCTGATAGTTCAAGTATGAGAAGTAAAACCATTGATTTGATTATGAATACGCTTTTTGAAAAGAATCCAAGAGAAATGAAACATTCACAAAGAGTCAGTGAAATTAGTGTTAAAATTGCTACATTATTGGGTTTTGATGAATCATCGATTAAAGATTTAAAAATAGCTGGATTAATGCATGATATCGGAAAAATAGGGATCGATGAAGCTATTTTAAATAAGCCAGATAAACTAAGCCAAGAAGAGTGGGAAAGTATTAAAAAACACCCTGAAACTGGCTACCGAATTTTAAGCTCTTCTAATGAATTTTCAGAGATTGCTAATTACATCCTTGAACATCATGAAAGATGGGATGGCAAAGGGTATCCTAAGGGCCTCCAAAGCAATCAAATAGTTCTTCCGGCAAGAATAATTGCAATTGCGGATGCGTTTGATGCCATGACGACTGTAAGGACGTATAGACCTCTCATGACAAATGAAGAAGCAATTAATGAAATCAAAAGATGTTCTGGCACGCAATTTGATCCAGAAATAGCTAAAATTTTTGTTGAAAACTATTTTGAATTATTGTACTTTACTGAATCAAAATAATTAGTTAAATTTTAGGATTACCTATAACTATTAAAAACAACTTTTAAACCATTTGGATTTAAAAGTTGTTTTTATTCTGATTTAATTTATAATAAAGCTTTTAATATTTGTCTTGAACAATTCGGATAAAAGAAGCGCTATAATGTTCTAATTTGA contains:
- a CDS encoding PAS domain S-box protein; translated protein: MIENFYKNVVINSQIGYAYHKIICDKYDKPIDYEFIEVNTVFEHFTGLKREKILGKKITHIMPDIVKDSFDWIKIYGDIALNGGKKEFDQFSKALNKWYRIIVFSPEKYYFITNFLDISEQVQQIKGLNQLVKMSENLLEMNTDTINYQAITDNFLSLTNSKYVIFNLFDKSGMRFKTIAISGFKNIKNKLTSILGFDLEGKEWNYNPLSQTKPNNHIVMKFKSIQDIQGYEIKKSVLISLEKSFNLGEVLVFKIIKNDYLLGDFTVFMEKDHAFQNDQLAMIFSRNVGMHIIRLNSELELKSTQILLKSSLESPKDLSILSIDKNYNYFYLNHAYIECMKISYNQEIEIGMNLLDCITSTVDKKMVKANFDLALSGITHSVIQEIGDTPISYQESFYNPIYNENKEIIGATAFTKDISDRMNKEKQLKSSEERFQVLFNEAPLGYQSLDINGLIIDVNQKWAEILGYKKEEVIGNPFINIVCKEYIDEFYRKFELLKEKQRVYCELEIIHKLGHRVLISFDAVITFDSQGKFKQTNGIINDITKQKKKDMDLLATKEYLEKLISSSSSAIIVWNHLNKITKINNAFVDITGHTARQILGKDLKILFPIHSIQKTMNLIQTVHTGTNLNATEIEILCKDNSVKYILWNLAPIYENDEKTIKSIIAQGIDITERKKREEEIIYISNHDQLTGLHNRRFYESELIKLDILENIPLTIVLGDINGLKLINDSFGHSKGDILLKLVADVLRNIARPNDLIARMGGDEFILVLPKTTELEATQLIEQINHLILNHKSNQLNITASFGYETKTKSKTDIQEIFQNAENHMYRRKLSDSSSMRSKTIDLIMNTLFEKNPREMKHSQRVSEISVKIATLLGFDESSIKDLKIAGLMHDIGKIGIDEAILNKPDKLSQEEWESIKKHPETGYRILSSSNEFSEIANYILEHHERWDGKGYPKGLQSNQIVLPARIIAIADAFDAMTTVRTYRPLMTNEEAINEIKRCSGTQFDPEIAKIFVENYFELLYFTESK